The sequence ACCTCTTGTGCGCCTTAATAAGGTAAGTGGTGGAAAAGTTTTAGCAAAAATAGAATCTCGTAACCCAAGCTTCAGCGTTAAAGACCGTATTGGTGCAAACATGATTTGGGAAGCGGAAAAGTCAGGTAAATTGAAAGCCGGCGTTGAACTTGTAGAGCCTACAAGTGGTAATACAGGTATTGCTTTAGCATTTGTTGCTGCAGCGCGCGGATACAAACTGACATTGACTATGCCTGAGTCAATGAGCCTTGAGCGTCGTAAACTTCTAAAAGCTCTAGGTGCAAAATTAGAGCTAACTGAAGCTGCAAAAGGTATGAAAGGCGCGATAGCCAAAGCGGAAGAAATTGTCGCTAGTGACCCTGAAAAATACCTGTTGCTTCAACAATTCAATAACCCAGCTAACCCTGCGGTCCACGAACAAACTACTGGACCAGAGCTTTGGGATGCTACAGATGGTGGAATTGATGTCTTTATTGCTGGTGTTGGTACGGGCGGTACGATTACGGGGACATCGCGTTACCTAAAAAGCAAAGGCAAAGAAATTACTTCTGTTGCTGTGGAACCTGCAGAATCTCCAGTTATCGCTCAAGCATTAGCCGGTGATGATATCCAACCATCACCACACAAAATTCAAGGTATCGGTGCTGGATTCATCCCTGAAAACCTAGATTTGTCGCTACTTGATCGAGTTGAAGCTGTGACTTCCGATGAAGCGATTGCAATGGCTCGACGTTTGATGGAAGAAGAAGGCATCTTAGCGGGTATTTCTTCTGGTGCCGCTGTTGTTGCAGCGAACCGAATTGCCGCACTACCTGAATTTGAAGGCAAGACGATTGTAACCGTATTACCAAGTTCAGGTGAGCGTTACCTGAGCACTGCGCTATTTTCTGGGTTGTTTACAGAAAAAGAAAACGCACAATAATTTTGTAAAAAAAGTGTGTTCATATCAAATTTTCAGCTAAAAAAGCCCCTTTCTGGGGCTTTTTTATTGATCCTTATAAATCGTTTGGTACTATCGGGACAGGTTTTATTTTGCAGCTTGAAATAAAACAATAAACATAGAGAATTAAGAGATGAGATACA is a genomic window of Vibrio algarum containing:
- the cysK gene encoding cysteine synthase A encodes the protein MSKIFEDNSLTIGHTPLVRLNKVSGGKVLAKIESRNPSFSVKDRIGANMIWEAEKSGKLKAGVELVEPTSGNTGIALAFVAAARGYKLTLTMPESMSLERRKLLKALGAKLELTEAAKGMKGAIAKAEEIVASDPEKYLLLQQFNNPANPAVHEQTTGPELWDATDGGIDVFIAGVGTGGTITGTSRYLKSKGKEITSVAVEPAESPVIAQALAGDDIQPSPHKIQGIGAGFIPENLDLSLLDRVEAVTSDEAIAMARRLMEEEGILAGISSGAAVVAANRIAALPEFEGKTIVTVLPSSGERYLSTALFSGLFTEKENAQ